The stretch of DNA CTCATAAGGCAGGCCACTGCAGTGGTGTCTAATGATACCGGCATGATGCATATTGCAGCGGCATTCAGCAAACCGCTTGTGTCTCTCTGGGGCAACACTGTGCCTGCATTCGGGATGTATCCTTATTACGGCAGTCATTCAGGGCCTCATGCTCTGCTGGAGACAGAAGGACTGCCTTGCCGTCCCTGCTCCAAGCTGGGGTTCAACCGGTGCCCCAGGAAACATTTTTTCTGTATGCAGCAAATTGACGAGCAACAGATTGTAGCTCTACTGAATTGTTTTGACCGGTAGCTCTTTGCGTTCAATCATACGCACGATGAGCTCCAGATCGGGATTTTCTTCTGGACGGTATTCCTCTTTCAGGTTCAGTTTATACATCTTGCCACTGATATTCCAGATCATCGCATTGAAGGGACCTTTCATTTCCCGGATGATCTCAAAGCAACTATTGCCTGTTTCGCGGTTAATCAGTTTGATAAGGATTTCTCCTTGCGCCCTGCTGAAATGGCGGATATCTTCTTCAAACCTTTCCCGCAATTGTTTTTCTTTCTGGCTGATATATTTTTTCTGCTTACGCCTGCGGTCTATATCCTCCAGCTCCTGCTTCATATCATTATAAATGGCTACAGCAATTTTTACATAAGGATACACTTTAACCGTATTTCTTTTTAGTTTCTCAAACGCAACCCATTCTTCCTGGCTGTTGAAATGCTTCTTCGTCACTACTTCAACTTCTTTGAGAGTAAAGGACGGCATAGTATCCTTCCCTACCACTTCGGCTATGGCTACCGCCTGGGCTTGCAGAAATAAAGGAGCCCAACTGAAGAGGATATAAACTCCTATTTTTTTCATTACGGCTTTTACAGCAAGTATGAGCAAATTAAATACCAGCTTCACAGCAGTTTACACCAAACCCCGCGCATTCTCAAAAAATCTTATCAAGGCATGCGCTGCCAGACCCCTGTGCAATTGGATATGCCCGCCCTGTAACTTACCCTTACTGACTGCCGGTTATCGGAAAGTACACCTTCAAGGCTCGAAAATTCTACTGCATTGATAACGGTCACACTGCTAATCTGCCTATAAATTACCGTACTACCCTGCTGACTTACACGTGCCTGAATTGAAACCGATGGATTCGTAGCCCTCAAGCCGAAAATCTCCAGGTCGGTCTGCAGGGAAGCAGGTTTGATCTTTGCTACATATAGATATGGCATTCCGCTGCAGGTATCGGAAGCGCTCCAGTAAGACGTATCATATTGTACATCGTGCAGCTGCAGAAAACGGTCACGTAAAAAAGATTTGCATGAATCTGCCGGATCGTAATTGCTCAAACAAACGCAGGCGCCTTCAACACATTTACTGTTGGGATAACAGAGAACTCCGGCACAGGGATCCTGAATACTGCAGTCCTCTCCGCTCCAGCCAAAGTCGCAATTGCAGACACAGTCTTTATAGTCCTCCAGGGGCGTTCCGTGCTTGCAGGGATAATTTTCGCATGGCTTCAGGTCGCACGAGGCCATCCACCCCAACAATAACAAAGCATAAAATACAGTTGACTGGGAGCGTATCATTGCTGTTTCGAAGTTACTATTTTGTCATAAGCCCTCCACTATCATTTCCGCGGCTTTGGATAATTCAGCGAAACTTTCATATTTTGTAGTAACACCTGCACTGAAAAGACGGATTGCTAAACAATAAAATCATTGAACCATGAAGGTATATGATACTGCCCACATTAAAAACATTGTGTTACTGGGACATGCCCATGCTGGCAAAACCACCCTCACTGAAACGATGATTTATGAAGCAGGACTAATCACCCGCAGGGGAAAAGTGACCGAAAAGAATACCGTTTCTGACTATCACGAGCTGGAACAGGAGAGAGGCAATTCTGTATTTAGTACACTGACTTTTACGGAATGGCGAGGGAATAAAATAAACATTATTGATACGCCCGGCTACGATGATTTTATTGGCGAAATCATTGCTCCCCTCAGAGTTGCCGACACTGGCATTCTGCTGATTAATGCTCAATACGGTGTGGAAGTGGGTACGGAGCATATTTGGGAATATGCCGAAAAATTCGGCACCCCTTTGATTCTGGCAGTAAACCAGATTGACCGGGAAGAAGCCAATTTTGAGTTATGTGTTGAGCAAGCCAAACAGCGGTTCGGCAATAAGGTTACCGTTGTTCAATATCCGCTGAATCCCGGGCTCGGATTTGACTCGGTGATTGATGTGCTAAAGATGACCATGTATAAATTTCCGCCTGAAGGAGGCAAACCGGAAAAGCTTCCTATTCCCGATAGTGAGCGAGAACGCGCTAAGCAACTGCATAATGAACTGGTAGAGCTGGCTGCCCAGGAAGATGAAAAGCTGATGGAACTATATTTTGACAAAGGCGAGCTGGATGAAGACCACATGGTGCAGGGTTTGCGTATGGCTATGATTAAGAGAGATATTTTTCCCCTGTTTTGTATTTCTGCTGAACGCAACATGGGCAGTGGCCGTCTGATGGGCTTTATCAACAATGTGGCCCCTTCGGCAGCAGATATGCCCCCGGCCCGCCTGACAAATGGCCAGACCCTTCCTTGCGATCCCAATGGCCCTCCCTGCATCTTTATCTACAAAACCATTTCCGAGCCCCATCTGGGTGATCTCTCCTTTTTCAAAGTCATGTCCGGAGAAATTAAATCCGGAATGGAACTGGTAAACTATCAGAGTGGCCAAACGGAGCGTTTAAACCAGCTGTTCGTCATGGAAGGGAAAAAACGCGAGCCGATTTCTTCCCTCAATGCCGGAGACCTTGGGGCCGTGGTTAAACTGAAATCCTCGCACACCAACGAAACACTGCATCTCAAAAATACCCCTCTTGCCGTAGAGCCTATCCCCTTCCCCGAACCGATTATACGCACGGCAGTTGTTGCGGTAAAACAGGGAGAGGAGGAAAAGCTCTCTCAGGCTTTACATGTTATTCACGGAGAAGATCCTACCTTAAACGTAGAACACAACAGCGAGCTCAAGCAATTGATTATCAGCGGGCAGGGTGAACTCCATCTGAACACCGTGAAATGGAAGCTGGAAAAGATGTTTAAGGTTGATGTACAGTTTATAGAACCCAAAATACCCTACCGGGAAACGATTACCAAACCCGTTAAATCTGAATATCGCCACAAAAAACAAAGTGGCGGTGCCGGTCAGTTTGCAGAAGTGCACATGCTGGTAGAACCCTGGTATGAAGGTATGGAAAAGCCCCATGGACTGAATGTGCGCTCCGAAGAAGTCATTGACCTGCCCTGGGGCGGCAAACTGGTGTTTTTGAACTGCATTGTGGGTGGCGCCATTGATGCACGGTTCATGCCATCCATTCTCAAAGGCGTCATGGAAAAAATGGAAAACGGCCCGCTGACCGGCTCTCGTGTACGAGATGTGCGCGTATCCGTATTTGACGGCAAAATGCATCCGGTAGACAGCAATGACATGGCATTTAAAATAGCCGGACTTATGGCTTTCCGACAGGCCTTTACCCAGGCTGCCCCCCGTATTCTGGAACCGATTTATGAAGTTGAAGTAACCACTCCGGAAGACTACATGGGAGATGTCATCACAGACCTGCAAGGAAGAAGAGCCATCATCCTGGGCATGGAACAAGACGGGCATTATCAAAAAATACGCGCCAACGTACCCCTGGCCGAGCTGTATAAATACAGTTCTGCCCTGCGCTCCATTACACAGGGCCGAGCCAAGCATACAAGAAAATTTGTAGAATACGCTGTTGTTCCGCCTGACATACAGCAAAAACTGGTAGCTGCCTTTAAGGAAGAATTACAGGAGGCCTAAGCATTAAGGATGCTGCAAAAATTCCAAACACCAGCAGCGCTCAATGCTCAATGCAAGGGGTGTATTTTTTTCCATGCCATCTCATACACAAGCTGCAGTTGCTGTGCAGGAGTGAGATGCGTATTGTCCACCTCCACAGCGTCAGGAGCTTTGCGTAAAGGGCTTTCCTTGCGATGGATGTCGGCCTCATCACGTTCCCTGAGATTTTGAGCAATCTCCTCACGGCTTACGGACACTCCCTTTTGCTTCAGCTCCTCATACCGCCTGCGGATACGTTCCTGAAAGTCTGCGGTCACAAACAACTTTAATTCGGCATCCGGAAAAACTACTGTCCCGATATCACGTCCGTCCATTACTATGCCTTTGTCCTTTCCTATTTCCCGTAACAGTTCTACCACTCGTTGGCGTACAGCTTTAATCTTACTCAGTTCACTCACCTTTCTGGAAACACGCATATCGCGAATTTCACTTTCTACATTTCGTCCATTCAGACAGACTTCGTTGGTCCGTGTTTGCGGGTTGAAGCGAAAAGATATCTTCGCCTCCGATAATCCTTGTTGCAGAGCATTGGGGTCATTGAAGTCCAGATTGTTTTTCAGAAAATAAAGCATTAAGGCACGGTATATAGCTCCGGAATCAATGTACACATAACCCAGTTTTTCAGCCAATTGGCGTGCTAACGTGCTTTTACCGCATGAAGCAAAACCGTCAATAGCTATAATGATTTTCTTTTCGTTCAAAGCTGGCTGCTGTTGACCGGTGCAAGATAAAAAGTTTACCCTACATGCCGGAAGGTATATGTAAAGGGCTATTCTGAAGTTGCCGGCTTCTTTTTGATGAGTTCGTTGAAACTCACCCCTACGCTGATATGATGCACGGGACCGGTAAAATGATACCACTCAGGAGCATAGCCAAAGGCAAACTGCCGGATGTTGATTTTAATGCCCACGGAAAATCCCGCAAGT from Chitinophagales bacterium encodes:
- a CDS encoding elongation factor G, which translates into the protein MKVYDTAHIKNIVLLGHAHAGKTTLTETMIYEAGLITRRGKVTEKNTVSDYHELEQERGNSVFSTLTFTEWRGNKINIIDTPGYDDFIGEIIAPLRVADTGILLINAQYGVEVGTEHIWEYAEKFGTPLILAVNQIDREEANFELCVEQAKQRFGNKVTVVQYPLNPGLGFDSVIDVLKMTMYKFPPEGGKPEKLPIPDSERERAKQLHNELVELAAQEDEKLMELYFDKGELDEDHMVQGLRMAMIKRDIFPLFCISAERNMGSGRLMGFINNVAPSAADMPPARLTNGQTLPCDPNGPPCIFIYKTISEPHLGDLSFFKVMSGEIKSGMELVNYQSGQTERLNQLFVMEGKKREPISSLNAGDLGAVVKLKSSHTNETLHLKNTPLAVEPIPFPEPIIRTAVVAVKQGEEEKLSQALHVIHGEDPTLNVEHNSELKQLIISGQGELHLNTVKWKLEKMFKVDVQFIEPKIPYRETITKPVKSEYRHKKQSGGAGQFAEVHMLVEPWYEGMEKPHGLNVRSEEVIDLPWGGKLVFLNCIVGGAIDARFMPSILKGVMEKMENGPLTGSRVRDVRVSVFDGKMHPVDSNDMAFKIAGLMAFRQAFTQAAPRILEPIYEVEVTTPEDYMGDVITDLQGRRAIILGMEQDGHYQKIRANVPLAELYKYSSALRSITQGRAKHTRKFVEYAVVPPDIQQKLVAAFKEELQEA
- the cmk gene encoding cytidylate kinase gives rise to the protein MNEKKIIIAIDGFASCGKSTLARQLAEKLGYVYIDSGAIYRALMLYFLKNNLDFNDPNALQQGLSEAKISFRFNPQTRTNEVCLNGRNVESEIRDMRVSRKVSELSKIKAVRQRVVELLREIGKDKGIVMDGRDIGTVVFPDAELKLFVTADFQERIRRRYEELKQKGVSVSREEIAQNLRERDEADIHRKESPLRKAPDAVEVDNTHLTPAQQLQLVYEMAWKKIHPLH